In Bacillota bacterium, the DNA window CGGCTGCACTGTACGCAGCCGGCCCCGCCGCGCATAATCGCCCCGCGCCCAAAATAACGAAAGGCAGGATGGCTGTCCCCTGGAAGGTGGGGCGGGGGTTTGGCACAGCGGGGAGCTGCGGCTCTCTTCGTCGCCCCGGCTGTCTGCGTCACGGCCGTGGCGGCTCTGGCCCTCGCCAGGCAGGCCGAAAAGCCGGCCCCTGCGCCCGGGGGGGCACCGGCGGCTGCCCCGGCCATGCGGCTTGCCGCCATGATGCAGGCCTCCGCGGCCTGCGGCGAGGTGGACGTGGTCGGCCGCCCGGGCGAACCTGACAACCCCGACGCGGTCCGGGAACTGCAGCTCGGCCTGCGGTTGCTGGCCCTGTTCCCCTACCCGATCGACGGGGTATATGACCGGCGCACCCGCGAGGCGGTGCGGGCCTTCCAGGCCCGGCACGGCCTCCAACCGGACGGCGTCGCAGGCCCGGAGACGTGGAAGGCGCTGGCGCGCACGTTCGAAAACGAGGCTGCCGACATGGTAGCAAGCCAGCGGGCGGCCTCCCGGTCCGCGCCGCCGCCCCGGCACGTCCCGCGGCATCCTGACGTCAAGCCGGGCAGTTACTGGATCGTCATCGATACGAACGAAGTGCACCTCACGCTGTACCGGGATGACGAACTGGTGGGCCGCTGGCCGGTGGCGGTAGGTAAGCCCGAGACCATCACCCCTGTCGGCGAGTGGAGGATCGTCCGGAAGGCCCGGGACTGGGGTGGGGGATTCGGTACCCGGTGGCTGGAGCTCGACGTCCCCTGGGGCATCTACGGCATACACGGCACGAACAAGCCGTGGTCCATCGGTAGTCGCGCCAGCGGCGGCTGTATCCGGATGTTCAACTCCGACGTGGAAAAGGTCTGGGAGATCGTGCCGGAGGGGACCCCGGTGACCATCGCAGGGGTTCAACCTGAGGCCGTGTGGGAGAGCCCTGTCCAGGCGGGGGCGAAAGGCTGGAACGTGCCGGTTCTGCAGTGGGCCCTGCGGCGGGCCGGCTTCGACCCCGGCCGGGCGGACGGCCGCATGGGGGAGTCCACGATGCGGGCCGTTGCGGAAGCCCAGCGCGTCTTGGGCCTCCCGCGG includes these proteins:
- a CDS encoding peptidoglycan-binding protein; this translates as MAQRGAAALFVAPAVCVTAVAALALARQAEKPAPAPGGAPAAAPAMRLAAMMQASAACGEVDVVGRPGEPDNPDAVRELQLGLRLLALFPYPIDGVYDRRTREAVRAFQARHGLQPDGVAGPETWKALARTFENEAADMVASQRAASRSAPPPRHVPRHPDVKPGSYWIVIDTNEVHLTLYRDDELVGRWPVAVGKPETITPVGEWRIVRKARDWGGGFGTRWLELDVPWGIYGIHGTNKPWSIGSRASGGCIRMFNSDVEKVWEIVPEGTPVTIAGVQPEAVWESPVQAGAKGWNVPVLQWALRRAGFDPGRADGRMGESTMRAVAEAQRVLGLPRVQAATPDLFRALGLRGGRR